The following proteins come from a genomic window of Solea solea chromosome 3, fSolSol10.1, whole genome shotgun sequence:
- the LOC131456455 gene encoding platelet glycoprotein Ib alpha chain, giving the protein MWLFVLVLVLLSPVTTVTAVTGCHSDRDKDDRPRQNCTAAGFSSLPAGIERSTKVLLFPRNLFTSLSWSSFQVFEAIYEIDLTDNKVPEVTPRVSPTLPTLSVLRLGWNLLKSLPAGSFSVCPALTELYLDNNNIESLSDHTFSGLSKLEILELSSNRIKLLPELMLHPLPAIETLFLESNKIRVMPDNWFVKKEEVPYLYLSINPWACSCSLGYFHQYLGDHELNFYVRDGPNIRSDAESVVCDSPPLLKDNSLVTLEESDLCPEEGTLPTTPPTTPPTTTTTPPTTIPTTPPLPPTIPTTTPLTTIPTTTPVTTIPTTTPLTTIPTTTPPTTPPTTTLPTAPASTFVSSVDHTVFTWSWYETFTRFFEWSGHSEDERRIDGSNVLHTSTSHPTWSSAAMSTTASRKPATTTPALSTVPSTTPMTPGNTSRRIPEPARVSSVGAVALYCCWLFAACVLLCAASAACALATVARLLFWYRRAYKPLSLALARRRRDGRGVRLSTFKNGGEKKVSGGGGGGVAALYRSVLLVHREGETTEREDGVREGEGGGGTVKVEPTEEVRRGERGVYRNTLHRLVSKEEAITGWRDVTEEQDCVSAGDGGRSRGDVSRKRYSVILREERGEAEGGRGEVEWVVGGWEVKGGGDGAREEEQRSSWGEWLTQYLPSMPWGVTTPPEGEAAQ; this is encoded by the exons atgtggctcttcgtcctcgtcctcgtcctcctgtcCCCCGTTACCACAGTTACTGCTGTGACCGGCTGCCACAGTGACCGGGACAAGGACGACCGCCCGAGGCAGAACTGCACGGCGGCCGGTTTCAGCAGCCTCCCGGCGGGAATCGAACGCTCAACCAAG GTCCTGCTGTTTCCCAGAAACCTGTTCACCAGCCTGTCCTGGTCCTCCTTCCAGGTCTTTGAGGCGATCTATGAGATCGACCTCACGGACAACAAG GTTCCAGAGGTGACCCCCAGGGTTTCTCCAACCCTGCCCACCCTTAGCGTCCTCCGACTGGGGTGGAACCTTCTGAAGTCTCTCCCCGCCGGCTCCTTCTCCGTGTGTCCTGCTCTGACCGAACTCTACCTGGACAACAACAATATCGAGTCCCTGAGCGACCACACCTTCTCCGGACTCAGCAAACTGGAg ATCCTGGAGCTGTCGTCTAATCGAATCAAATTGCTTCCAGAACTCATGCTCCACCCCCTTCCTGCCATAGAAACTCTCTTCCTGGAGTCCAACAAG ATCAGAGTGATGCCAGACAATTGGTTCGTAAAAAAGGAGGAGGTGCCATATCTCTACCTGTCGATCAATCCCTGGGCCTGTTCCTGTTCCCTCGGTTACTTCCACCAATATCTCGGGGATCACGAACTCAACTTCTACGTTCGCGATGGACCAAACATCAGGAGCGACGCGGAGAGCGTG gTGTGCGACTCTCCACCACTTCTTAAGGATAATTCGTTAGTGACTCTGGAAGAATCTGACCTGTGTCCAGAGGAAGGGACACTTCCTACTACTCCCCCCACTACTcctcctactactactactacacctCCGACTACTATTCCGACtactccccctctccctcctaCTATTCCTACTACTACACCTCTGACTACTATTCCTACTACTACACCTGTGACTACTATTCCTACTACTACACCTCTGACTACTATTCCTACTACTACACCTCCGACTACTCCCCCTACTACTACTCTTCCTACTGCTCCTGCGTCTACATTTGTATCCTCCGTGGACCACACAGTCTTCACATGGTCCTGGTACGAAACCTTCACCAGGTTCTTTGAATGGTCAGGACATTCGGAGGACGAGCGCAGGATCGATGGGTCAAACGTCTTGCACACTTCCACATCTCATCCCACATGGAGTTCTGCCGCCATGTCAACCACCGCCTCCCGAAAACCCGCAACAACCACGCCGGCTCTGTCGACCGTACCATCGACAACTCCCATGACTCCCGGCAACACCTCACGCAGGATCCCCGAACCTGCTCGAGTTAGCTCAGTCGGCGCTGTCGCGTTGTACTGCTGTTGGCTTTTTGCGGCGTGCGTTCTGCTGTGCGCGGCGTCAGCGGCGTGTGCGTTAGCAACTGTGGCTAGGTTGCTGTTCTGGTACCGGAGAGCGTACAAGCCTTTGAGTTTGGCGCTGGCGAGAAGGCGGAGAGACGGCAGGGGAGTGAGGCTGTCAACGTTCAAAAACGGGGGAGAAAAGAAGGTgtcaggaggagggggaggaggagtggCGGCGCTGTATCGCTCTGTCCTGTTGGTCCACAGAGAAGGAGAAACTACAGAGAGGGAGGACGGAGTGAGAGAAggtgaggggggaggagggacgGTTAAGGTGGAGCCaacagaggaggtgaggaggggggagaggggggtgTATAGGAACACCCTGCACCGCCTGGTCAGCAAGGAGGAGGCGATAACCGGATGGAGAGATGTGACGGAGGAGCAagactgtgtctctgcaggagatggagggaggagcagaggagatgTGTCCAGGAAGCGCTACAGCGTGATTctgagggaggagaggggggaggcagaaggagggaggggggaggtggAATGGGTGGTTGGTGGGTGGGAagtgaaaggaggaggagacggtgCAAGAGAGGAGGAGCAAAGGAGCAGCTGGGGGGAGTGGCTAACGCAGTACTTACCAAGCATGCCGTGGGGGGTGACCACGCCCCCTGAGGGGGAGGCGGCTCAGTGA
- the LOC131456368 gene encoding butyrophilin subfamily 1 member A1-like isoform X2 has translation MSQYLRDILFVSLALVIDGLEERTVMPGRDATLQSWCSSEGEVTLIEWTRPDLQPLKYVFLYRNARSYENYQNPGYRGRVELRDPEIKDGDVSITVKNVSINDAGLYRCRTIVKESGNNTEFRKDINLRVTDSGQTQQVEWSEESKVLPANVQFLKKNKHTPVEMVDPGADTSADAGVVVAAVAPVVAVVAVLAIVGIVKSEKCRPGTVV, from the exons ATGTCGCAGTATTTGAGGGATATTTTGTTCGTTTCTCTGGCTTTGGTCATCGACG GTCTCGAGGAGCGAACAGTGATGCCTGGAAGGGACGCAACTCTTCAGTCGTGGTGTTCCAGCGAGGGTGAGGTGACACTGATAGAGTGGACCAGACCTGACCTGCAGCCACTGAAGTACGTCTTCTTGTACCGCAACGCACGTTCATACGAAAACTACCAGAATCCAGGTTATCGCGGTCGAGTGGAGCTGAGAGATCCGGAGATAAAAGACGGAGACGTTTCCATCACGGTGAAGAACGTCAGCATTAACGACGCTGGACTTTACAGGTGTCGAACCATCGTGAAGGAGAGTGGAAACAACACAGAGTTCAGGAAAGACATCAACCTGAGAGTCACAGACTCAG gacaaacacagcaggTGGAGTGGAGCGAGGAGAGCAAAGTCCTACCTGCAAACGTACAGTTTCTcaagaagaacaaacacacacctgtggagATGGTTGATCCCGGTGCTGATACCAGTGCTGATGCCGGTGTTGTTGTTGCCGCTGTTGCccctgttgttgctgttgttgctgttcttGCTATTGTTGGTATTGTTAAATCGGAGAAATGTCGGCCGGGAACAGTGGTGTAA